The Desulfovibrio desulfuricans DSM 642 genome includes a window with the following:
- the gap gene encoding type I glyceraldehyde-3-phosphate dehydrogenase, translating to MSRIKVGINGFGRIGRQVFRALHQSYRDKVEVVAINDLFDAESNFHLLEYDSVYGRANLDAKVNGQDATVGDWNIHCFAERDPKQLTWGAHDVDIVVESTGIFRSATQAAVHIENGAKKVIITAPAKDEDITIVMGVNHEQYDPAKHHVVSNASCTTNCLAPVALVLQRKFGIQMGNMTTIHAYTNDQRILDMAHKDPRRARAAACNIIPTSTGAAQAVAKVIPELKGKFTGYSLRVPTPTVSVVDFSGILEKSTDTESLLGELKEASETYLKGILAYNEKPLVSMDFKGDPHSSILEAPYTTVQEGRLVKIVAWYDNEWGYSNRVCDLACLMGAKGF from the coding sequence ATGAGCAGAATCAAAGTAGGCATCAACGGCTTTGGCCGTATTGGGCGGCAGGTTTTCCGCGCCCTGCACCAGAGCTACCGCGACAAAGTAGAAGTGGTTGCCATCAATGACCTGTTTGACGCGGAATCCAATTTCCACCTGCTGGAATACGATTCCGTCTATGGACGCGCCAACCTTGACGCCAAGGTCAACGGTCAGGACGCCACAGTAGGCGACTGGAACATCCACTGCTTTGCAGAACGCGACCCCAAGCAGCTTACCTGGGGCGCGCATGATGTTGACATCGTGGTGGAAAGCACGGGCATCTTCCGCTCTGCCACCCAGGCGGCCGTGCATATTGAAAATGGCGCCAAAAAGGTCATCATCACCGCCCCCGCCAAGGACGAAGACATCACCATCGTCATGGGCGTGAACCACGAGCAGTACGACCCGGCCAAGCACCACGTTGTGTCCAACGCCTCGTGCACCACCAACTGCCTGGCCCCGGTGGCCCTTGTATTGCAGCGCAAATTCGGCATCCAGATGGGCAACATGACCACCATCCATGCCTATACCAACGATCAGCGCATCCTCGACATGGCCCACAAGGACCCGCGTCGCGCCCGCGCTGCTGCCTGCAACATCATCCCCACCTCCACCGGTGCGGCTCAGGCCGTGGCCAAGGTTATTCCCGAACTCAAGGGCAAGTTCACGGGCTATTCGCTGCGTGTGCCCACGCCCACGGTTTCAGTTGTGGACTTTTCGGGCATTCTGGAAAAATCCACTGATACCGAAAGCCTGCTCGGCGAACTCAAGGAAGCTTCGGAAACCTACCTCAAGGGCATTCTGGCTTACAACGAAAAGCCCCTGGTTTCCATGGACTTCAAGGGCGACCCGCATTCTTCCATTCTTGAAGCCCCCTACACCACCGTGCAGGAAGGCCGCCTGGTCAAGATTGTGGCCTGGTACGACAACGAATGGGGCTATTCCAACCGTGTGTGCGACCTCGCTTGCCTCATGGGGGCCAAGGGCTTCTAG
- a CDS encoding GAF domain-containing protein produces MAHDYFRALRDVALVINSSLEPREVLHKITEQTAVTMGCKASTIRLLDSTGRFLLPSAAHGLSSTYMRKGPVEVKRSGLDGEVLSGKTIHLKDATADGRFQYPESAKAEGLVSVLSSPLMADGKAIGLIRVYSDVEREFSADEETFMEAVAAISALAIENSRLHEALRNNYELMAKHAYSLYED; encoded by the coding sequence ATGGCACACGATTATTTCCGTGCGCTCAGGGATGTGGCGCTGGTTATCAACTCCAGCCTTGAGCCCCGCGAAGTTCTGCACAAAATCACCGAGCAAACCGCCGTTACCATGGGCTGCAAAGCAAGCACCATCCGTCTGCTGGACAGCACCGGACGCTTCTTGCTGCCCAGCGCCGCCCACGGCCTTTCCTCCACCTATATGCGTAAAGGCCCGGTGGAAGTGAAACGCAGCGGCCTTGACGGCGAAGTGCTTTCCGGCAAGACCATTCACCTCAAGGACGCCACCGCCGATGGGCGCTTTCAGTACCCGGAATCGGCCAAGGCCGAAGGGCTTGTTTCCGTGCTGTCCTCCCCCCTCATGGCTGACGGCAAAGCCATTGGCCTCATCCGCGTGTACTCCGATGTGGAGCGCGAATTCAGCGCCGATGAGGAAACCTTCATGGAAGCCGTAGCTGCCATTTCGGCGCTGGCCATTGAAAACTCCCGCCTGCATGAAGCCCTGCGCAACAATTACGAGCTGATGGCCAAACACGCCTACTCTCTCTACGAAGACTAG